A single genomic interval of Nonomuraea rubra harbors:
- a CDS encoding ABC transporter permease gives MTTTIAPERETVRAADRVAAARRRVSPGETVGQTLTMAWRALKKMRRNPEQFFDVALQPILFTAMFAFIFGGAIAGDVESYLPLMIPGILAQTVLTTCMATGTQLREDMEKGVFDRFKSLPIARIAPLAGPMVADLLRYTIAATLTFGMGLVMGYRPGGGMGGVLAAILLAIFTGWSLAWVFTWVGTIARSAQAVQGISMMILFPLTFLSNAFVPVETLPGWLAAFVRINPVSHLVTAARDLANSAVVSGEVAWTLLASLIVIAIFAPLSVRSYKRHM, from the coding sequence ATGACCACCACGATCGCACCCGAGCGCGAGACCGTCAGAGCCGCCGACCGCGTGGCCGCCGCCCGGCGGCGCGTCTCCCCGGGCGAGACCGTCGGCCAGACGCTGACGATGGCGTGGCGGGCGCTGAAGAAGATGCGCAGGAACCCCGAGCAGTTCTTCGACGTGGCGTTGCAGCCCATCCTGTTCACCGCGATGTTCGCCTTCATCTTCGGCGGCGCCATCGCGGGTGACGTGGAGAGCTACCTGCCCCTGATGATCCCCGGCATCCTCGCCCAGACCGTGCTGACCACGTGCATGGCCACGGGCACCCAGCTGCGCGAGGACATGGAGAAGGGCGTCTTCGACCGGTTCAAGTCATTGCCGATCGCCCGGATCGCGCCGCTCGCCGGGCCGATGGTGGCCGACCTGCTGCGGTACACGATCGCGGCCACGCTGACCTTCGGCATGGGCCTGGTGATGGGCTACCGCCCGGGCGGCGGGATGGGCGGCGTGCTCGCCGCGATCCTGCTCGCCATCTTCACCGGCTGGTCGCTGGCGTGGGTCTTCACCTGGGTCGGCACGATCGCCCGCAGCGCGCAGGCCGTCCAGGGCATCTCCATGATGATCCTGTTCCCGCTGACGTTCCTGTCGAACGCGTTCGTGCCCGTCGAGACGCTGCCCGGCTGGCTGGCGGCGTTCGTCCGGATCAACCCCGTCTCACACCTGGTCACGGCCGCCCGGGACCTCGCCAACAGCGCGGTCGTCAGCGGCGAGGTGGCCTGGACGCTCCTGGCGTCGCTGATCGTCATCGCGATCTTCGCGCCGCTGTCGGTGCGCAGCTACAAGCGGCACATGTGA
- a CDS encoding ATP-binding protein: protein MDPVRNPYAPGAGQRPPELAGRDRELQQFEVVLERVARGRPERSMVVTGLRGVGKTVLLNTFKSMAMQRLWGTGKIEARPDQSIRRPVAAALHMAIRELAPRHRAPERIEEFLGVLKAFAMRDPAAAKGTSHWSPGIEVPASRGRADSGDLEIDLTELFVDAASVATDLAVGIALFIDEMQDVQPADVSALCAACHELSQTGGPLIVVGAGLPHLPSVLSASKSYSERLFRYARIDKLDREAADLALILPAREEEVEFTQEALDALYEAADGYPYFVQAYGKVAWDLAPRSPITLDDVKVSAPEAEEELAVGFFGSRYERATPAERDYMHAMAQIGDEPVPTAEVADALGRKPSSLSPARDSLIKKGLIYSAERGLIAFTVPHFGKFLRAQPI from the coding sequence GTGGACCCTGTGCGAAACCCCTACGCTCCAGGCGCCGGGCAGCGCCCGCCGGAGCTCGCCGGGCGCGATCGCGAGCTGCAGCAGTTCGAGGTCGTGCTGGAGCGGGTGGCCCGCGGCCGTCCCGAGCGCAGCATGGTCGTGACCGGCCTGCGGGGAGTGGGCAAGACCGTCCTGCTCAACACGTTCAAGTCGATGGCCATGCAGCGGCTGTGGGGCACGGGCAAGATCGAGGCCCGGCCCGACCAGTCGATCAGGCGGCCGGTGGCCGCCGCCCTGCACATGGCCATTCGCGAGCTGGCGCCGCGGCACCGCGCGCCCGAGCGCATCGAGGAGTTCCTCGGCGTGCTCAAGGCGTTCGCGATGCGCGACCCGGCCGCGGCCAAGGGCACCTCCCACTGGTCGCCCGGGATCGAGGTGCCGGCCAGCCGCGGGCGCGCCGACTCGGGCGACCTGGAGATCGACCTCACCGAGCTGTTCGTCGACGCCGCGAGCGTGGCCACCGACCTGGCGGTGGGCATCGCCCTGTTCATCGACGAGATGCAGGACGTGCAGCCCGCCGACGTCTCCGCGCTCTGCGCCGCCTGCCACGAGCTGTCGCAGACGGGCGGGCCGCTGATCGTGGTGGGCGCCGGGCTGCCGCACCTGCCGAGCGTGCTGTCGGCCAGCAAGAGCTACTCCGAGCGGCTCTTCCGCTACGCGCGCATCGACAAGCTCGACCGGGAGGCGGCCGACCTCGCGCTGATCCTGCCGGCGCGCGAGGAGGAGGTCGAGTTCACCCAGGAGGCGCTCGACGCGCTCTACGAGGCCGCCGACGGTTATCCGTACTTCGTGCAGGCCTACGGCAAGGTCGCCTGGGATCTCGCCCCGCGCAGCCCGATCACGCTCGACGACGTCAAGGTCTCCGCGCCGGAGGCCGAGGAGGAGCTGGCGGTCGGGTTCTTCGGCAGCCGCTACGAGCGGGCCACCCCGGCCGAGCGCGACTACATGCACGCCATGGCGCAGATCGGCGACGAGCCGGTGCCGACCGCCGAGGTGGCCGACGCGCTCGGGCGCAAGCCGTCCAGCCTCTCGCCCGCCCGCGACAGCTTGATCAAGAAGGGTCTCATCTACAGCGCCGAGCGCGGCCTGATCGCGTTCACGGTGCCGCACTTCGGGAAGTTCCTGCGCGCTCAGCCGATCTGA
- a CDS encoding prolipoprotein diacylglyceryl transferase, with product MPYHEIFVGLGVAVAAVVFVREARRRGALNEQSLIAVTGALVGGAIGMRLAGWLETLELETLWLYGSRSILGGLTGAYIGVLVAKRIIGYRERTGDLFAPAVALGMAVGRIGCHLTEAPGRPTDLPWGVHAPPTTPECPGCLTGQAMHPSFIYEIIFQLAAFAALMWARKRLTRPGELFTLYVAAYAAFRFLVEFTRANETVWLDLTRPQWFLIPGMLLLAARLGYGWRRGYYTPLFARKTPLFE from the coding sequence ATGCCCTATCACGAGATCTTCGTCGGCCTCGGCGTGGCGGTGGCGGCCGTCGTCTTCGTACGGGAGGCCCGCAGGCGGGGCGCGCTCAACGAGCAGTCCCTGATAGCCGTCACCGGCGCGCTGGTGGGCGGCGCGATCGGGATGCGGCTGGCGGGCTGGCTGGAGACGCTGGAGCTGGAGACCCTCTGGTTGTACGGCTCGCGAAGCATCCTGGGCGGCCTGACCGGCGCGTACATCGGGGTCCTGGTGGCCAAGCGGATCATCGGCTACCGGGAGCGGACCGGCGACCTGTTCGCCCCGGCGGTGGCGCTCGGCATGGCGGTGGGCAGGATCGGATGCCACCTGACGGAGGCGCCCGGCAGGCCCACCGACCTGCCCTGGGGCGTGCACGCCCCGCCGACGACCCCGGAATGCCCGGGCTGCCTGACGGGTCAGGCGATGCACCCGTCGTTCATCTACGAGATCATCTTCCAGCTCGCCGCGTTCGCCGCGCTCATGTGGGCGCGCAAGCGGCTGACCCGTCCGGGCGAGCTGTTCACCCTGTACGTCGCCGCGTACGCCGCCTTCCGCTTCCTCGTCGAGTTCACCAGGGCCAACGAGACGGTGTGGCTGGACCTGACCAGACCCCAGTGGTTCCTGATCCCGGGCATGCTGCTGCTCGCCGCCAGGCTCGGGTACGGCTGGCGGCGCGGCTACTACACCCCCCTCTTCGCACGAAAGACCCCCCTCTTCGAATGA
- a CDS encoding SigE family RNA polymerase sigma factor: MEFDDFVRARGPALLRYGYVLTGNADDAADLVQEALLKLSDSWKRVRNKDNPEAYVRTTMARQHISWWRGRRREHLTDDLPEGSYTDVHTFGELWKELATLPRRQRVVLVLRYYEDLSDQEIAEILGISRGTVRSQAFHALNALRVKPSVRESLSGSVRKGERS; this comes from the coding sequence GTGGAGTTCGACGATTTCGTACGGGCGCGGGGCCCGGCCCTGCTCCGGTACGGCTACGTGCTCACCGGCAACGCCGACGACGCGGCAGACCTGGTGCAGGAGGCGCTGCTCAAGCTGAGCGACTCCTGGAAACGGGTCCGCAACAAGGACAACCCGGAGGCGTACGTCCGCACGACCATGGCCAGGCAGCACATCAGCTGGTGGCGCGGGCGGCGCAGGGAGCACCTGACCGACGACCTGCCCGAAGGCTCGTACACCGACGTGCACACGTTCGGCGAGCTGTGGAAGGAGCTGGCCACGCTGCCGCGCAGGCAGCGGGTCGTCCTCGTGCTGCGGTACTACGAGGACCTGTCCGACCAGGAGATCGCCGAGATTCTCGGCATCTCGCGGGGAACCGTGCGCAGCCAGGCGTTCCACGCACTCAACGCGCTGCGCGTCAAACCGTCGGTACGCGAGTCCCTGAGCGGGTCTGTTCGGAAGGGGGAGCGGTCATGA
- a CDS encoding radical SAM protein, which yields MSAGMNLRGDRILRYVNAFCPSCHGRALDKVERLSGYLAERDGRVWLERGCREHGFIRTLYDEDPEILKYLEEWTAPTKQHIPDTTGNFAPIPSAYLHGLPELQTQHTCILLEDIAETCNLRCPTCFAGSSPDLTGVVPVPDVLANVDQRLRRENGKLDVLMLSGGEPTLHPELKTLLAELSARPITRILINTNGVLLARDDSLLDLLTEHRERVEVYLQYDGTSADASRHHRGGDLTRIKAEAVERLSEREIFTTLVMTAALGVNDGEIGDVVRLALDTPYVGGVSLQPQFGSGRSGTIDPNDRLTHTGVLKRLGPQTGGLVTWRDLTALPCSHPHCCSVGYLIRDDARQWRSLTALIGHDRLKENLGLVSNRIADSELPKELRLAVQESLLGLLSEQSSLSHPQVGDLWRTICENCDLGVSTLLSLASSALPGRRRKLRRMLGERVVRITVKPFMDISTMIEERLTQCCVHVGTRAEQDQCAPFCAVQAWPELSRQRLSAVAR from the coding sequence ATGAGCGCAGGGATGAACCTGCGGGGCGACCGCATCCTCAGGTACGTCAACGCGTTCTGCCCGAGCTGCCACGGCCGCGCCCTCGACAAGGTCGAGCGGCTGAGCGGCTATCTGGCCGAGCGCGACGGCCGCGTGTGGCTGGAGCGCGGATGCCGCGAACACGGATTCATCCGGACTCTGTACGACGAAGACCCGGAAATCCTGAAGTACCTGGAGGAATGGACCGCCCCCACCAAGCAGCACATCCCCGACACCACCGGCAACTTCGCGCCGATTCCCTCCGCCTACCTCCATGGCCTGCCCGAGCTCCAGACCCAGCACACCTGCATCCTCCTCGAGGACATCGCAGAGACCTGCAACCTGCGCTGCCCCACCTGCTTCGCCGGCAGCTCGCCCGACCTGACCGGCGTCGTCCCGGTCCCGGACGTGCTGGCCAACGTCGACCAGCGCCTGCGGCGGGAGAACGGCAAGCTCGACGTCCTCATGCTGAGCGGCGGCGAGCCCACCCTTCACCCCGAGCTGAAGACGCTGCTCGCCGAGCTGAGCGCCCGCCCGATCACCCGCATCCTGATCAACACCAACGGCGTCCTCCTCGCCAGGGACGACTCCCTGCTCGACCTCCTCACCGAGCACAGGGAGCGCGTCGAGGTCTACCTCCAGTACGACGGCACATCGGCCGACGCCTCCAGGCACCACCGGGGCGGCGACCTGACCAGGATCAAGGCGGAGGCCGTCGAGCGCCTGTCCGAGCGCGAGATCTTCACCACCCTCGTCATGACCGCCGCCCTCGGCGTGAACGACGGCGAGATCGGCGACGTCGTACGCCTCGCGCTCGACACCCCGTACGTCGGCGGCGTGTCCCTGCAACCCCAGTTCGGCTCGGGCAGGTCGGGCACCATCGACCCGAACGACCGCCTCACCCACACCGGCGTGCTCAAGCGCCTCGGCCCGCAGACCGGCGGCCTGGTGACCTGGCGCGACCTGACCGCCCTGCCCTGCTCCCACCCCCACTGCTGCTCGGTCGGCTACCTCATCCGCGACGACGCCCGCCAGTGGCGCTCGCTCACCGCGCTGATCGGCCACGACCGGCTCAAGGAGAACCTCGGCCTGGTCTCCAACCGCATCGCCGACAGCGAGCTGCCGAAGGAGCTGCGCCTGGCCGTACAGGAGTCGCTGCTCGGGCTGCTCTCCGAGCAGTCGTCGCTGTCGCACCCGCAGGTCGGGGACCTGTGGCGGACCATCTGCGAGAACTGCGACCTCGGCGTCTCCACCCTGCTCTCGCTCGCGTCGTCGGCGCTGCCCGGACGGCGCAGGAAGCTGCGCAGGATGCTCGGCGAGCGGGTCGTGCGGATCACGGTGAAACCGTTCATGGACATCTCGACGATGATCGAGGAGCGGCTCACGCAGTGCTGCGTGCACGTGGGCACCCGCGCCGAGCAGGACCAGTGCGCGCCGTTCTGCGCCGTGCAGGCGTGGCCGGAGCTGTCCAGGCAGCGGCTCTCGGCGGTGGCCCGGTGA
- a CDS encoding sensor histidine kinase, with product MKQVVLGAGLAFAVGLVLIAGEAHLERGVPTWVLAVPLAFTCAGVLVRQRAPLACLGLGVVGIVIDGFVGPSLGTVLVFTDNLYAAALYGPARFSRVLLGVTGVLAVVAGAVAGFLAEDWRVLAVMGVQAGLVLITPVTTAVVLREQRDRAAAERARAEQVAHLAELDRQAAVAAERTRMARELHDMIANHFSAIAIQSTAALSRKDLDRETVRKVMESVRENSVKGMAEMRTMIGLLRQEGDEGENEATRPRLADAETLLERVRRAGMTVEMRVEGEARELPAAVDLAGYRILQEALTNALKHGDSPVSVAVVHEGERVCLSVENALGERGRRAELPGAGAGLIGMRERVSLVGGFFDAGEVWDGERGDGGVGRWRVLAVLPTAVDVTRSGISGEGEGGGGAGSRHGEGGAGRGAWFGVGDGGAARGAWSG from the coding sequence ATGAAACAGGTGGTGCTGGGGGCCGGGCTCGCCTTCGCGGTGGGGCTGGTGCTGATCGCGGGCGAAGCCCATCTCGAACGGGGTGTGCCCACGTGGGTGCTGGCCGTGCCCTTGGCGTTCACCTGTGCGGGGGTTCTGGTGCGGCAGCGGGCGCCGCTGGCCTGTCTGGGGCTGGGGGTGGTCGGGATCGTGATCGACGGGTTCGTGGGGCCGTCGCTGGGGACGGTTCTGGTCTTCACCGACAATCTCTACGCCGCCGCTCTGTACGGGCCGGCTCGATTCTCCCGGGTGCTGCTCGGGGTCACCGGGGTGCTGGCGGTGGTGGCGGGGGCCGTGGCGGGGTTCCTGGCGGAGGATTGGCGGGTGCTGGCCGTCATGGGGGTGCAGGCCGGGCTGGTGCTCATCACGCCTGTCACCACCGCGGTGGTGCTGCGGGAGCAGCGTGATCGGGCCGCGGCCGAGAGGGCACGGGCCGAGCAGGTGGCTCACCTCGCGGAGTTGGACCGGCAGGCGGCCGTGGCCGCCGAACGTACGCGGATGGCGCGCGAGCTGCACGACATGATCGCCAACCACTTCAGCGCCATCGCCATCCAGTCCACTGCCGCGCTCTCGCGTAAGGACCTGGATCGGGAGACCGTGCGGAAGGTGATGGAGTCCGTACGGGAGAACAGCGTCAAGGGCATGGCCGAGATGCGGACCATGATCGGGCTGTTGCGGCAGGAAGGCGACGAGGGGGAGAACGAGGCCACCCGGCCGCGGCTGGCCGACGCGGAGACCCTGCTCGAACGGGTGCGGCGGGCCGGGATGACGGTGGAGATGCGGGTGGAGGGGGAGGCTCGGGAGCTGCCGGCGGCCGTTGATCTCGCGGGGTACCGGATCTTGCAGGAGGCGCTCACCAACGCGCTCAAGCACGGGGATTCTCCGGTGTCGGTCGCTGTCGTTCATGAGGGCGAGCGGGTCTGCCTGAGCGTCGAGAACGCTCTTGGAGAACGGGGGCGGCGGGCAGAGCTGCCGGGGGCCGGGGCGGGGCTCATCGGCATGCGGGAGCGGGTTTCGCTCGTTGGAGGGTTCTTCGATGCGGGTGAGGTGTGGGACGGGGAGCGGGGGGACGGTGGTGTGGGGCGGTGGCGTGTTCTGGCGGTTCTTCCTACGGCTGTGGACGTGACTCGTTCGGGGATTTCCGGTGAGGGGGAGGGCGGCGGTGGTGCCGGGTCCCGGCATGGCGAGGGTGGTGCGGGGAGAGGGGCTTGGTTCGGGGTGGGGGATGGCGGTGCGGCGAGAGGGGCTTGGTCCGGGTGA
- a CDS encoding SigE family RNA polymerase sigma factor, with translation MEEFDEFVRARGDALLRYGYVLAGNSEDAADLVQEALARLGDAWPRVRQKHDPEGYVRTTMVRLHIRSWRRRHREDLVAAVPDRGVPDRYGDADLWAELQELPRKQRAVLVLRYYEDLPDQEIAAILGVSRGTVRSQAARALDKLRINREARVLR, from the coding sequence GTGGAGGAATTCGACGAGTTCGTCCGGGCCCGGGGCGACGCCCTTCTCCGGTACGGCTACGTGCTGGCCGGCAACTCCGAGGACGCCGCCGATCTCGTCCAGGAGGCGCTGGCCCGCCTGGGTGACGCCTGGCCCCGCGTACGGCAGAAGCACGACCCCGAGGGGTACGTCCGGACGACCATGGTCCGGCTGCACATCAGGTCGTGGCGGCGGCGGCACCGGGAGGACCTGGTGGCCGCCGTGCCCGACCGCGGCGTGCCCGACCGCTACGGCGACGCCGACCTGTGGGCCGAGCTCCAGGAACTGCCCCGCAAGCAGCGGGCCGTACTCGTGCTGCGGTACTACGAGGATCTGCCCGACCAGGAGATCGCCGCCATACTCGGCGTCTCCCGGGGGACCGTGCGCAGCCAGGCGGCCCGTGCCCTGGACAAGCTCCGGATCAACCGAGAGGCACGGGTGCTGCGATGA
- a CDS encoding MaoC family dehydratase, producing MRTFANIDELKAAVGEKFGPTEWRTVTQEQVNTFADATDDHQWIHVDVERAKEGPFGGTIAHGYLTLSLLPSFMFSLIKVEGIAMGVNFGLNKVRFHTPVPVGARIRAVGELIDVKNSPAGHLSSLKMTIEIEGEKRPACVAETLSLYVRAQ from the coding sequence ATGCGGACCTTCGCGAACATCGATGAACTCAAGGCGGCCGTCGGCGAGAAGTTCGGCCCGACCGAGTGGCGCACGGTCACTCAGGAGCAGGTCAACACCTTCGCCGACGCCACCGACGACCATCAGTGGATCCACGTGGACGTGGAGCGGGCCAAGGAGGGGCCGTTCGGCGGCACGATCGCCCACGGGTACCTGACGTTGTCGTTGCTGCCGTCGTTCATGTTCTCCCTGATCAAGGTGGAGGGCATCGCGATGGGCGTCAACTTCGGCCTCAACAAGGTCCGCTTCCACACGCCCGTCCCCGTCGGCGCCCGGATCAGGGCCGTCGGCGAGCTCATCGACGTCAAGAACTCCCCCGCCGGCCACCTGTCCAGCCTGAAGATGACGATCGAGATCGAGGGCGAGAAGCGGCCCGCCTGCGTCGCGGAAACCCTCAGCCTGTACGTGCGCGCCCAATAG
- a CDS encoding MauE/DoxX family redox-associated membrane protein → MLESQLPLLIVMLVLGTAAKAVTVATKGEPGGLSRLGPAVLVPERVQAAALLVCAAGELVLAAGLLLTTHPLFRWGTVAFFALSTYVLLELRRRRPDAGCGCFGEVSSAPVGLRSIGRTVALTGMAGVSVWAPVPGWAAALAPSWLLAAGVAVLVALSPEIEELIDRVRHRAPCEQRRGPAESVVLSRLRSSGTWRAHQGELASAEPYDSWRELCWRFFAFRNHDEDDVVFAVYLTGRRPAVRMAVVSTEGSGSLPEYTAVSA, encoded by the coding sequence GTGCTCGAATCGCAGCTCCCGCTCCTGATCGTCATGCTCGTCCTGGGCACGGCGGCCAAGGCGGTCACCGTCGCCACGAAGGGTGAGCCAGGGGGCCTGTCGAGGCTGGGGCCCGCGGTGCTGGTGCCCGAGCGAGTCCAGGCCGCGGCCCTGCTGGTGTGCGCTGCGGGCGAGCTGGTGCTGGCCGCGGGGCTGCTGCTCACGACGCATCCGCTGTTCCGCTGGGGCACGGTGGCGTTCTTCGCGCTGTCCACGTACGTGCTGCTCGAACTGCGCAGGCGGCGGCCCGACGCGGGGTGCGGCTGCTTCGGCGAGGTGAGCTCGGCGCCGGTCGGGCTGCGCTCGATCGGCAGGACGGTGGCGCTGACCGGGATGGCAGGGGTGTCGGTGTGGGCGCCGGTGCCGGGCTGGGCGGCGGCGCTCGCGCCGTCGTGGCTGCTCGCCGCTGGGGTGGCGGTGCTCGTGGCGCTGTCGCCCGAGATCGAGGAGCTGATCGACCGCGTACGGCACCGCGCCCCCTGCGAGCAGCGCCGCGGCCCCGCCGAGTCGGTCGTCCTGTCGCGGCTCAGGTCGAGCGGCACCTGGCGGGCGCATCAGGGCGAGCTGGCCTCGGCCGAGCCGTACGACAGCTGGCGCGAGCTGTGCTGGCGCTTCTTCGCCTTCCGCAACCACGACGAGGACGACGTCGTCTTCGCCGTCTACCTGACCGGACGGCGCCCGGCGGTGCGGATGGCCGTGGTCAGCACGGAGGGCAGCGGGTCTCTGCCGGAATATACGGCAGTATCGGCCTGA
- a CDS encoding ATP-binding cassette domain-containing protein, with protein sequence MNIAELGRTGGGDLAVRTEGLAKSFGEHRAVDGIDLHVRPGEIFGVLGPNGAGKTTTLRMLATLLTIDAGRAEIFGVDVAGNPHVIRQLVGVTGQYASVDENLTARENLWLFSRLQGIAAPRARSIAIDLLGQFGLEKAADKPIAQFSGGMRRRLDLAASLITRPPLIFLDEPTTGLDPRTRGQMWDTIRGLVAGGCTVLLTTQYLDEADQLADRVAVIDHGRKVAEGTPDELKAAVGNSTLQLLLAEPGEVPAAMEVVRRVLGSEPVLSPEQGRLNVALEQADLAADVLIALRTAGVSISSVSVAKPSLDEVFLVLTGHETDGDGQNGTEESR encoded by the coding sequence ATGAACATCGCAGAACTCGGACGCACCGGGGGCGGCGATCTGGCCGTACGTACGGAAGGGCTGGCGAAGTCGTTCGGCGAGCACCGTGCCGTCGACGGGATCGACCTGCACGTACGCCCCGGTGAGATCTTCGGCGTCCTCGGCCCGAACGGCGCCGGCAAGACCACGACCCTACGGATGCTCGCCACCCTCCTGACGATCGACGCGGGCCGCGCCGAGATCTTCGGCGTGGACGTGGCCGGCAACCCGCACGTGATCCGCCAGCTCGTCGGCGTCACCGGACAGTACGCCTCGGTCGACGAGAACCTGACCGCCCGCGAGAACCTCTGGCTCTTCAGCCGCCTCCAGGGCATCGCCGCGCCGCGTGCCCGCAGCATCGCCATCGACCTGCTGGGCCAGTTCGGCCTGGAGAAGGCCGCCGACAAGCCCATCGCGCAGTTCTCCGGCGGCATGCGCAGGCGCCTCGACCTGGCGGCCAGCCTGATCACCAGGCCGCCGCTGATCTTCCTCGACGAGCCCACCACCGGCCTCGACCCGCGGACGCGCGGCCAGATGTGGGACACCATCCGCGGCCTGGTCGCCGGCGGCTGCACGGTGCTGCTGACCACGCAGTACCTGGACGAGGCCGACCAGCTCGCCGACCGCGTCGCCGTCATCGACCACGGCCGCAAGGTCGCCGAGGGCACTCCTGACGAGCTGAAGGCCGCGGTCGGCAACTCCACCCTCCAACTACTCCTCGCCGAGCCGGGCGAGGTGCCCGCCGCCATGGAGGTCGTGCGGCGCGTGCTCGGCTCCGAGCCGGTGCTCAGCCCGGAGCAGGGCCGGCTCAACGTCGCGCTCGAACAGGCCGACCTGGCCGCCGACGTGCTGATCGCGCTGCGTACCGCCGGGGTGTCGATCTCCTCGGTGAGCGTGGCCAAGCCCAGCCTGGACGAGGTGTTCCTGGTCCTCACCGGCCACGAGACCGACGGGGACGGCCAGAACGGTACGGAGGAGAGCCGATGA
- a CDS encoding response regulator has protein sequence MTIRVLVADDHAAVRGGIVLILGGADDIEVVGEAGDGEQAVVMARELRPDVVLMDVRMPRLDGISATRELAGVCDVLILTTFDVDEYVFGALRAGAAGFLLKNADAEALIEAVRVVARGDGLISPGVTRRLIAAFAEQMPVRRAVGEEAAGPAGLTPREKEVLACIGRGLSNAEIAKELDMAEATTKTHVSRVLNKLGLKSRVQAAIYYSEGV, from the coding sequence GTGACCATCAGGGTGCTGGTGGCTGACGATCATGCGGCGGTTCGGGGCGGGATCGTGCTGATCCTGGGTGGGGCGGATGACATCGAGGTCGTGGGGGAGGCGGGTGATGGCGAGCAGGCCGTGGTCATGGCGCGGGAGTTGCGGCCCGACGTGGTGCTGATGGATGTACGGATGCCTCGGCTCGACGGGATCTCCGCCACCCGGGAGCTGGCGGGTGTTTGTGATGTGCTGATTCTTACGACGTTCGACGTCGATGAGTACGTGTTCGGGGCGTTGCGGGCCGGGGCGGCTGGCTTTCTGCTCAAGAACGCTGACGCGGAAGCTCTGATCGAGGCGGTCCGGGTGGTGGCCCGGGGAGATGGGCTGATTTCGCCGGGGGTCACGCGGAGGCTGATCGCCGCGTTCGCCGAGCAGATGCCGGTGCGCCGGGCGGTGGGCGAGGAAGCGGCTGGGCCGGCTGGGCTGACGCCTCGGGAGAAGGAGGTGCTGGCTTGTATCGGGCGGGGGTTGTCCAACGCTGAGATCGCCAAGGAGCTGGACATGGCGGAGGCCACGACCAAGACGCATGTCAGCCGGGTGTTGAACAAGCTGGGGTTGAAGAGCCGGGTGCAGGCGGCGATCTATTACTCGGAGGGGGTGTAG